One window from the genome of Nicotiana sylvestris chromosome 9, ASM39365v2, whole genome shotgun sequence encodes:
- the LOC138877334 gene encoding uncharacterized protein, whose amino-acid sequence MNEQVAVQVAPLVPENSNREKPTSNAQRMIPAPFPQRLVKQKKADQYKKFMEMLRQIQLNIPLMDALKEMPDYAKMMKDMSQKFDFQDLSMVTLTQTCSAVVAKPMAQKMSDLGSFTIPCTIGSYAFAKALCDLGANINLMPLAVYTKLGIGRARPTSMLLQLADRTVKRPTGILDDVLVQVGKFVFHADFVILDCQVDEEIPLILGRPFLATGRALIDCETGELKMKLNDEEVIFNVQQSMRKPSEYANCSLVEAVDVVLQEDDRTLIVKDPLEACLTNLEEMDGEGLAEWVMALEGRGFWSREP is encoded by the coding sequence atGAATGAGCAAGTTGCAGTAcaagtggcacctcttgtgccagaaaaTTCTAACAGAGAGAAGCCAACAAGCAATGCACAAAGGATGATACCTGCACCCTTCCCTCAGAGACTGGTCAAACAAAAGAAGGCAGACCAATATAAGAAGTTCATGGAGATGTTGCGtcaaattcagttgaatattccttTGATGGATGCCTTGAAGGAGATGCCTGATTATGCTAAGATGATGAAAGATATGTCACAgaagtttgattttcaggatcTATCCATGGTAACTTTAACACAGACCTGCAGCGCAGTGGTGGCAAAACCGATGGCTCAAAAGATGTCGGATCTAGGTAGCTTCACTAttccatgcacaattggaagttatgcctttgcaaaggcgttgtgtgatttgggagctaaCATAAATCTGATGCCGTTGGCTGTGTACACCAAACTGGGCATTGGTAGAGCTAGGCCAACTTCGATGCTGCTACAGTTGGCTGACCGCACAGTGAAGAGGCCCACTGGtattcttgatgatgtgttggtgcaagtgGGGAAATTCGTGTTCCATGCAGACTTTGTTATCTTGGATTGTCAGGTGGATGAGGAGATACCCCTTATTTTAGGGAGGCCATTTTTAGCCACAGGGAGAGCACTGATCGACTGTGAAACCGGGGAATTAAAAATGAAATTGAACgatgaagaagtcatattcaatGTTCAGCAATCTATGAGGAAACCCAGTGAATATGCTAATTGCTCTCTAGTGGAAGCAGTTGATGTAGTCCTGCAAGAAGATGATAGGACCCTAATTGTAaaagatccattggaggcatgtctgacgaatttagaagaaatggatggtgaaGGGTTAGCTGAATGGGTCATGGCACTGGAAGGCCGAGGATTTTGGTCAAGGGAACCTTAG